The Saccopteryx leptura isolate mSacLep1 chromosome 2, mSacLep1_pri_phased_curated, whole genome shotgun sequence genome has a window encoding:
- the LOC136390743 gene encoding torsin-1A-interacting protein 2, producing MFSDNSHCPDCGQQWFPSLELGHWLYQTELIENECYQVFLDRINRADYCPECYPDNPANRSLVLPWSFPLEWAPQNLTRWTFEKACHPFLLGPPLVRKRIHDSRVAGFNPALQLILTRTDITLNKKLGQSK from the coding sequence ATGTTCTCAGATAATTCGCATTGCCCTGACTGTGGGCAACAGTGGTTCCCTAGTTTAGAACTGGGCCACTGGTTGTACCAGACTGAACTTATTGAAAACGAATGTTACCAAGTATTCTTAGACCGGATTAATAGAGCTGATTATTGTCCCGAGTGCTATCCTGATAATCCTGCCAATAGAAGCCTTGTTCTTCCTTGGTCTTTCCCACTTGAGTGGGCTCCCCAAAATCTTACCAGGTGGACCTTTGAAAAAGCTTGCCACCCATTTCTGCTGGGTCCTCCACTGGTTAGAAAAAGGATACATGACTCTCGAGTAGCTGGTTTTAACCCTGCGTTACAGTTAATCTTGACCAGAACAGACATAACCTTAAACAAAAAACTTGGCCAAAGCAAATAA